GGCCAGACAGATGCTAACCTGGCTGTTTGGTAAAGAGGACAGCAAGTTCAAGAATTGCGAGAATCTTCACGTGCTCTAATAGGCGAGCGGGTGAATTTTCTTTCCCCGGCCGTACCTGACGGTAGATTGTAAGGGCGGTGCTGTTCGGCGCGATTACGCGACCCCTGCATGATACGATACTTCCAGAAGATCATACTGTTCGGCCGAGCAATAGTGAAGTCTCTGAGAGATGTTCAAGTCAGCATGACATAGAGGGATCTTCGTCTGTCGATTAGCTGATCGTTTTAAGAGTAACGAAGTTATTTACTCTGTGTTTGAAATTGGTAGATAAAAAGGCACGAACTGtcataattttttaatcgtTTAATCGTAGTATTTGGTTCGATGCAGAGTAATTATCATATACAGCGTAGTTTCTGTAAAGCGTTTCTATAGGTTTATCACGTTAtggtaatttttataaaagaatataaattattataatctgTGAATCTTTTTGCTACTCGGTTTAACGCAGAGATTATCGAATAAGAGTATCTGTAAGATTCATCCGTCGATCAGTCATTTGTACGTGGTTTGTTTTAAAAACTGCTTACTTTATATTTGAGATTTGCAATTTCGATAAACGGCAAACTACTATGATCCGTGAGCCTTTTTGTGGTATGCAAGTTATGCATATCTTAACCTGTTTAATTAACGCGGAATAATTATAAAACGAATAACATCATCATCTGTAAAATATCTTCGCCCATCGATCGGTAAATTGTACGTTGTTTGTTCCGAAACTAACGAGACTGTTTATTTTACATTCGAAGCAAATAAATTATTGGAAATAATCtgtaaattttttttataatattcagcTTATACACATCTAATTAGTTTAATGTAGAATAATCACCAAATAAATAACGATATTTTAAGTGATATCAGTTACTGTTGTTGCTCCATCGCGACTTTATATTCTCCttcatattaaattaattaacctAACTGCAAATAAAATTGTCTCTGTAATATCTCCTTATAACGAGTCATCGTCCTCGTACGTTTGAAAATTCTATGAGGGACCATAGAATAACCGAGACCAGTGCTGCCTACCTGCTTAGtcatatacacgttagagattTTACTTTTGCTCGGTTAAGCAGAACAAACTAGAAACCTTGAACGGTGCTACGGAATTCTGACTGGAATTCGTGAGACTAGTAATCGGGTGAGATTGTATTTCGTTCGAGCGTGGTTTCGCTTGGAATGGCCAATTTGGTTTCCGAGCACTCGAGCTGATTTGGCTTCTGATTTTTGGAATCTTGGATATTCGAGGCACGGAATCCATCGAATTTTCCACCTTCGGTTTCTCCATCTTTTACTTTCTTTTAACGTCTTTTCGAGAAACAGTCAAattaaatagaagaaaaatagtTTATCGAATGTGAGCTGGGTAGGATAAAACTTCTTAAGAAATGCTACTCGAGTTGCAAAGGAGTtaacgaatataataatataacagcGAAATATAATTCCACGTATGATAGAATTACATATTACAATAAGCACTAATCCTAGAATACAAACGTTATTACAGATATCCGAGTAACATAAACGTCTGTAAAATGTACAATTCTCTTCAGATTTTTATTTcgatagcgtaatattatattttatttttcatcagCACTTCGATATCTTATTCACTTAATAATTCAAGAttagatattttatttgtaacaGATGAAAGATCTCTCAATGGCAAAAGTCACATGTGTTTGTGTTCTAGAATTAACGGCGACATGATAAATTATAAAGACCAGGAACCACGATAAAATGATCTTTAAACGTGTCATTTTATTAATCTGAAAGATGTTAAAGAGAAACAATCGTGGGACGAAATTGGTCATTCCAACAGCCAGAATAAAATCTGGAATGATTGGGGTGCGATCAAAGTGCCAATTAATTAAAACGAACGTGACCACTGTTTCTTTTTCgaacgattaattttaattaatgttaGCTCTTAAGAACTTCCGTCGAGGATCCGCTCGATACCTACCGTAATTTCGATAATAATAAGTTTGTTAAGTCGTTATCATCGTCTGTGTTGGTTCGTAGTCTATAcatgaaaaataaattgtaaatgaCTCAGAGGAAAAATATATTACGCGCGCGTGCGcgtgcacacacacacacacacacacacacacacacgtacaGAGGGCTTGATTAATCCTTTGATCGTTTAgttcttttataaaatatatatcgaaTCTTTCGAtatttaacgctagaactaccgcagtggtcaaaatgattttaattcataatttttcgcaataattttataacaatATTTCATAAGAGTGTATGTATTTTGCAATTAATTTATGACGTATTTTGTGCATTTTTggaaatttgaataatttcctGTTTACCGTATCGCTTGCATTATGTATTTCTTCATATACATAATTTCACTTCAATTCCATTGTTGCGAGTTTTATGCTTTAATCGTTGGTAACTCTAGCGTTTATAAATCTCGCTCTCTATACGATCAGAATAATTTATGATgcaatgaaaattataatttgcattaataattgaaaaatgaGAATTTGTATCCTTCGTGTTTGATTCTCGAGCGTTCTCTCGGTATATCAAAACTTTACTTCTATAAACGATTCTATCATCGAAGAGACTATCAGCAGAGAGCTGAGAGACAGAGAATTAAAACGAAGAAGAACCTAGTCGAAGGAAAGAACTCGACAGACCCAAAGGGTTAATCGAAAGGACGAATCTTGGTGAAACTCGGCGAACACTCCTGATGAAGAAGAAACGATAAAAAAGGGAAAACAAAGTAGTTCAAATCGACTTCAGGACGGGTACGAAGGAATTTAAAAAATCGGACCATGGCATGAATTAGCGGCCAATACTGTTACGTCATTACTGTACAATAAGACCAATTTAATCTTTTTAATCCGAGTTGTATATAcgataagtttaacgataaacAATTCTGTGTATCTACCTAacacagaaaaaaagaaagatagggAACAAAAGAATgaacgaaagagaaaaatagaagaatgaCGAACAGCAGCGAGATACGtgtgttatattattataaatatacatacatacttatatgcatatataaatatatatgtatatatttataaatatattcctaATGTACGATGAATATAAGTCCACGTTAGTTTTATGTAGATGTATCGTTAAATGATCGACGTGTTGCTATATTGCGTGTTTTCCTTAAAAGGACGGGTACCATATAGAATATTCATTTTTGGGACATTTTGAAAGCAAATACGAAAAATAGAGAAGATCATACGTAGGTACAcgtatacatacacacatacacgcaCACACATACGTATTTACACGTCTACACGGCCCACTGTCTATTTTCTGCGATCTCTATGCCTATGTATAAccgaattatatataaatatatatatgatatactcgtgtatatgtatatacagggtgttggGGAAAGATGGTTCAAGAATATTCAATTGATTGTATGTgtcattttgtaaatgaaatgTTTTAGAGTTGTAATAACAAACTGTTGTTCGTCTTTGATATACGTTGCTTCTATTTATGTACGATTACttattattatcttttatttcatgtacgatatttttttttacaaaacgcCGGTTGTAATAAAGTgacgaaatatttttatgtatttctcTATAATTCTTCATTCTTTCATCCTTCATTCTGACGTTCTTCAGACAAGAAAGtcattttaatttcatatttcgATCTATTAGTTTTGTCTTTACGTTGGATTTATCAGCTATGTTAACTTTTATCGGAATTCTTGTTCGTAGAATTCTTTATAAACTGTAGATTTGTATATTCTTGAACCGTTTTCCCAATGTATCCTGTGCATATATTTAAAACGAAGCAGTGTTGTAACAAGTATAGTTCGTGCGGTATATCCGTCTCAGGGGCCAAGTTACTGGGCTGTAGGATaaagaagcaaaaaaaaaaaaaaaaaaaaaaaaaaggaataagaaCCATTACGATTAATAGCTTATGCTAGCTGAAATAAAGGCATCCATTAGAAAGAAAAGCGCACGCAAACGTATAAAATTGGAAGAAGGATAAAAATCATAGAGAACGGTATTATATTTTCCAAAGTGCTATAAAACGGTGTTTGCAAATGGGATATCGAATTGAAAAAGAATCTTGTTGCAAGTTTTGGTATTATAAAGTATGTACAGAGATTATATGTCAGAAGAATTAGCGTTTCGAAgtagttcgataaggcgataaGATTTTGGTTCAGACTTAAAGCAGAAAGTGTTAGCAAGTTTATGGAAGATCGGCCGTTAAGCCGACGAAAGAAGGGGAACGGTTTGAGGAGAATAATacataattaaatttcaaacggatGAATAAATTTCGATTTTAATAGAGGAAGTTGAGAAACTCTGTTATCAAAGCTGaatcaaaaatgaaaaataaattctaaCAGTGATTTAATAATTGCAAATTAAACGCAACATCGCTCTGACAAATTTCTGGCCAATTTAAAACAATTCGAATTGcgcaatcaaaatgaaattattttactacaatgGCTGGAACTACTGAAAATCGAGGACAATattaaattgtgaattttatcgCACAATAGGTAGCAATAGGATGCAAATTTTTGCGGCTCGTTGAATCAAAACAATATGAAAGATAAATCAAATACAAATAATATACAACTACGTATAACGTGAAACGAACTGTTAAATATAATTACGCTAAGAGGGACGTTAAAATCGACAAAAATTGTGATTTAATAGAGGCGTCGAAGTAATTtctttgttaaaaaattccttCGTAGAGATACGTTTTTCGACTCACAGATCGCAAGACTATCTTCTTACAGCACTGTTAAAATCGAACCAAAAGCCAGAAGAGTGAAAGAATATAAAAGTAACAGGACGTAAGATTCAAAAGAAACGAACATCTTGTAACTTTAAGTAAGAATCGTTCCTTTGTTCGCTCAAACGAAGATGGCGAGTTAACGACACGTCGTCATCGACCATTCGATTTATCAATTGCGAAACCAGCCAAGGTATACATTATCGTTTGCCATCGGTTTGCGTCgtcgttgctgctgttgttaaattaattaaaacaagaGAAGACAAACCAGAAAGACGGAGTTCTATGGAATCGTGACTTGAACAAGAACCTTCGCGAAATAAAAGAGCGAGAGAGGTAAAAAAAGGGGATTCTTATCAAGTGCCTTTgtgtatttttgtaatttaagCTAAACTCGATGTAAGTCTTTAATCCAGAAATACAACAGTGTAACCATCAAATGTATATCGATTCTGCAAGCGCATGCTCTTATTACTTTTCGATAATTCGTTGTAACTTGTCGTGCTTATAAACGTTAccaatttttctatttattcttCCACGTTCATTTCACCGTTCCTTCTCTTTaaattaacgttatatcgcggtttctttcgtttttttttctccttctcctCTTCGACGTTCTATCCGAAGTCGAGAGAAGACGAAGTCGTAACGAAGCTCGTATTTCTAGATCTCCTAAGGACTTTGTAACAACATCTCGAAGAGTGAGAACGATAATGAAAGAAAGTAACgaaacaataattaaataagGGGAAACATGAAATAAGACGAgaaaaataacattttctttAGATTTTAAGCTTTCACGATGGTTGATGGACGTTATCCTTCTGGTTTTTTGGCATCAATCGCGTTGTGCCTTCGAATGCCGGCTTCCGCAACGTCCACGAAATGTTCGCGCGAAAGCGTAGCGCGTAACACGACTGATCCCGAAAAGCCAAAAGTACGATAGTTTGTCGTCGAAAGGGGAAATAATTTCGAACCTAAAGGCGCATAATCGTTTCGAAGGTATCGACTTCCGGTTTTCGACGATACACCCGCTCGATGTCTACCGATTAGCTGTTGCCAAGGTGAATTTATCGATGTTACTTCGAGTAAGCGAACAATGAAAAACGTTATCGTCGTTGTCTGTTCGTTGTATGAGTGGTGCGTGACGTGACAATACTGCCATCTCTCTTCGGCTGATAGGGATACGATTAGGTCGTCGCGACGCTTTTCGAGGAAAGGCAACGGAGATGAGAAACCAGGCGAATTCTTGGACTCGGCCACGCGTCTTTTCTGCGCTATATTTTAATGTAAGACTACCTGTCATCCAGATGCAAACGAATGGCTCTAATCCCGAGGGATTATTGTACTTCGGTGATAATAAAGAAGCGACACTTTAAATCCTCCATGTGTCTTTTCATTcatatttttttcatatttttaatatattcatcTCTGTCGTTGTCGTTTTCGTTGTATTCTTTAGTGTCAGTAACCTTTTATTCTGTTTCGATGGCAATAAAGAAGCGATGCGCAAAAGTTTCACGCGTGTCTCTTTCTTCGAACTTTCCGATTTTTCCCAACTTCCACAAATTTTTCCTCGTATTCGTTGCTTCTTTACGTCGCGCTTTCTATCGTTCGATCTTTTATTGTATTTCGACGACGATGGAGCAGCGGCATTCAAAATCCACCGCGTCTCCTTTCATTCACGTTTCCCGCTATTTAATATTTGTTCTCCTCAAAACTTTTCCTTCGATCGTCGTTTCGTCCTGTCTTTCGTTCTACTTCGACGATAATAAACATACAATATCCAGAATTCTTCGTGCAATTTGTCTTTTCTCTTCTTGTTCCTTGTTATTCCCTTGCATCTTTTAGTACGAAGAAGTACCAAGTTCGTGGTTTCTGCTGGATATTTTATAGGCATGGAAACAAAGAGGTATCCATACCCGTAAATTTGTTTTCAGGTCGCAAACGGGATACCTCATTACCGGATAAAGGGTTACAAATTATGCATCTCCATAAACGAGAAGAAGGTCGTGTCTCGATAATCGTAGAAGTAAAAGTTTTTCGTTTATAAACTATCCGTAgtttataacaataattttGACATATTTAGATTTTCATAGTTTTTAAATGGATTTGAACGATATGGTTCAGCTATGTACCACGGTAAGGTATAATACGTTTTAAGttgaaaattttaaaagaaataaattctgaCAATTACGTATCCTTCTTCATTTGATATTCCTTTAGCTATTTTTAATTTACCAAAAAATCAATTTCGCAGTTTCTTCGTGGAAATTCTACATCTGTCTACACCCCTGCACGCTAGAAATTCATTTGAAAGTTTCAATATATTCGTCGAAGGTCTGCAAGTTCTAAACTCGTTATTATCTCCTGGAATCGATGCGATCTCGAGATCGATTTTAACGAGAGCCCTGAACTTTTCAGCTTCGGTAACGAATGCACACGGTCCCAGTCGGATCTCGAGACCTGTACTTTTTCCATGTTAATATCGTCGTAAATCTTATTGGGACGCTTGGTTGATAAATAACGGCAGCCAGACGCATGCGTCCATGAGCATCGATTATTTTGATTGGTGCCAGATATTACCAGGTTCCAGTCGTGGCAGTTTGCCACGAGTCAAAACGAATGTCGAATTCTTGTAACCTCGAAAGCTCGGATAAACGATAACAAACGATATTCCgtcaaatttgaaagaaaaatgTTTCGCGCATCCTTCGAAATTGCACCGCGAAACGTGACCGAGTGATAACGTCGAACACGATCAAGGAAAAATTTTACGTTTACCGTGGACAGAAGATTCGAATTGGAATTTTTGCCCACTATTGACATGCGTGAACGGAgtcgtttgaaaatttatgtGGTAATACGTGGAACTTTTTAATGGGAACGCGTACCAATTGCTTGACTACGGGAGATATTCCGGTGGAAAATTAATGGTATCGTCGAAAGTTTTTATTTTCAGGTAAATTACAAATAGCACATAGGCGTGGGAAATTAATGGTATCGTcgaaagcttttattttcaggTAAATTACAAATGGCACATAGGTGTAGAAAATAAACGatggaaagaaaataaaacgaaagagacACTGCTACCCTTTGTTCTTTAGCGTAGCTTTGACATTTGTTTCTTAAAAGATATTACAATAGCTTTTTCATTCGCCTTAGTTTATTCTTAGTTTATTCGCCTATTTCAGCATCAATTACAGCGGCTACTTACCTAATTGATATCTCCTTTTTTCAAATAATACTCTGTGTTATTCTCGAGCAAACTGTTTCGTTGCCTTTctcatattttacattttaagcGCGAGGCTAAAACATTTCTCGAAacgttttacaatttttaataaaagtttgAGTATGAGTTTCAAGAACATCCTGTTACGTAGTAGGATTATTTAAAGAAAGTATAAAGTACATGcattttacatttattaaaaaagaagatgTACGAGAGGCTACTAATGGTAGATCGTAATATGTGTGCCGACacttgaaatttcattgaagAAACGCAGCAAGCAGTTTATGAAACGCTTATGATACCTTGGTGACCAGCCGAGACATCTTAGACACAGGACCGAGGCACGCGACTTATTAAAGAATTTTTAGTATCTCATGTGGTATTCGTTCACGAAATAACTCACCTGAATATTTTCTCACAAAGTATTCTTAAAAGCATTCACCTTCGTAGAAATAAACAGGTTGGTTCGATTAAGAAGAAGACTGCGGAAGAAAAGAAACGGATAAAACGAGCAAAATTGGAAATGTTAACAAGAAAAGGGAAAGATTAAAAATATCGTACCGAATGGTCcaagttaattaaaaaattgaataaaaaaagCTAAAAGAAGTATTTTTAAGCTTCTTCAGCCATTGTTTCCCTTTGTCTTTTAATTAAACAAAGCTCGTTCTGTCGAACGTGGTTCACCTTGCGTATACGTATATTTCTCGCTTTTATTTACTCACGTGGTATTTGCTGAAACAACCCTGTTCGATTCGTgctcgtttatttcaacagagTTTCCTTTAAGGCAGAAACTAACGGCTTTTGCGAAAAATTGATCAAACTCGCTGATGAACGAAGGAGAGTATGACTACCGTAAAACCAACCACCTGCAAAGAAGCTATTCGACTTTGGGAGGAAGAGAACAAGCAGGAAGCTTCCACCGCGAAGGAAGTAATTCTGAGCTTCCAATGGCCTCCTATAGAAAAAATGGACAACGCTTTATCGGTTTTGATCAACTGCGAGAAGCTCTCGCTCTCGACGAACATGATCGAGAAGATTGCGGGtagatataatttttaatggTTATTTTATATGACACGtttaatattatgtatatgacaaatttaattattaactatttttattctCTCCTGTTACTAATTATCGCATCGTGACTTCCATGAATTTGCGAGAAATGTAAAAgttcaacaaaatattttatttttattatttaatttgtactttacgatttgtccagctggacattctgTAAATTTACCCCCaccgggataccatcttcgagttcgactattttatttctttagtgaggccagtggggtgttttctctTTACTGCTCCTTCCTATGAGAGTAgttcaaaaaaaagaaaatgcgcAGAATGTGTTTAATATACAAGTGTATATGAAATATGGAAAGTTTAACACCTGTTAAAATGTTTAGCGGGTAAAACATATTTCTGCTTAGGTACTATCTTTTTCATttgcttttataaaaatatgaatttacgcAAATATTTGCAGTCTTCTAATGATTATGCGTTATCTATAATAACATCATTATCTATTTACtcgatattattatttcttcaattattcgttcatttataacaaatacaatttttatGTCGGTATCTATATAAATTCAGGGAACACGGTTAaagaattttatcaaatttaccacgttatattttatattattcgttTGCAATACGAagcataaaaatttcaaaacatcGATATTTTGTTATCTATGATACTCTTCGGTCAACAAATTTTCTACTAATATTTCATTTCTAATCAATTAATCGTCGCGTTTAATTACACACAAGCGTTTCGTTTCAACGATTACGCTATGTCGTCGTCGTCACTTTTATCTCGAGCGAATGGTAAAGTCTTCTCTCGACTTGTGCTGctgttctttttcctttctgttTTTTTTAAATCACAATACATCGATCGAGAAGCTTGACGCGACGGTGATATTAAGATGATATATCATGGAGGATCCGGAATCAGTAGATTCGCGTGGATCTGTCATCGTGATGAACGCGCGGCATTAACGTATAAAGTCGTTCAACCGGGCAAAATAATCTCGCGTAAATGGAATTACGTTGCGGGTCACGAGAAATGGATCGTACCAGCTGCTGGATTTCCTTAATTGACGTTTAATTATAGCTCGTTTAATGCCATTCTATCTGACTCGATTATAAATGAATTATAGACAACGTGCACTATTGTGCAAAACATCGTCCTTGCCGAGCGTTCTCTAGGTTTTTCTATATCTCAGAATTCACGTTTTTCCTagatattatacatttttatctcctttaaatttttaaatttataagagATTTcctgttttaattaaattcgatcTAAATACCTCTGTGCAAATTTATATTcgcattaaaatattattatattactggAAGCGAATTTATATCTTTTAACAGAGAATGTTTTATTACAATACTAATAAGAACAGGAACGAAGAATTAAGTCAGCgcgagaaaaatattaaaaaagattaAACATTCAACTTTTATCACAGACTCGAATAAATTCATGGTAAAATGTTAGCACCAACTTTGGCAAATTATTTCTCGATTAATTTTCAGGGATTTCAAAATTACATAAATCGTGTAAGTAGAAGGGAAAAGGGTTTTGAAATTGTTCGAATTGACGTAGGAATCGGAACACTGAAGAACCTAAGGATCCTCTCGTTAGGGCGTAACTTGATAAAAGGATTCGCTGGCTTAGAAGCATTAGGCGACACTCTGGAGGAACTTTGGATTTCGTACAATCTGATCGAGAAAATGAAGGGAATCAATGCGATGAGGAATCTGCGTGTCGTCTACATGTCGAATAATTTGGTTAGGGAGTGGACCGAATTTAACAAACTTCAAGAACTCACCAATCTTCAGGATCTCGTATTCGTCGGAAACCCATTGTACGAGAGCTTAGAGGTAGGTTTATTCGTGTCATCTTCATCTTTAGCTTAATCTTGCTGCATTTGTAAAAATACCTCAAAATCTTGTTATCTTCTATTCAACGTTATTAAGAGAAAGAACGTTACGTTAAATGTtatgttattaaaaaaataattaataaacgcAGTTggtaaaaagatatttttggTGATTCGCGATTTTATAACCAGAGTCTTCTTTGaacaataatttaataaatgatgaTATCATTACTATCGAACttgcaaattataaattatagatcGTAGATGTCTTTATTGACGATCTTAAATTTTTATGTTAAGCAGCAAAATTACAGGAGTGCCTTGTAATTTGTCAAACTGaattctaaaattttatttgttcTATCAACAAAATTTCTTATACGAGTCAAATGTTAACGTTAAACGAGATAAATTATTACGAAAAACAACTTGTGGCTTTTAAAATTTCAGTAATAACGTTAGTTGGATTTTGTGCGAGCAAGCGATACGACAGCTCCTGACGTTACATAATTGTCAAAATTCAGGCTTCCGGATGTAAGACGCGTCTTCTTGAAAGACATATCCCGACGTTTCACACCAGCGTGTTCTTTGAATTTTGATGAAGGTAGTTGGCGAAACGTTGGGATATGTTTACTAAGTAAGAGATACGCGTCTTTTATCTGGAAGCCCGAGTTTTGATAAATGTAGAAATTTCATTC
This portion of the Bombus affinis isolate iyBomAffi1 chromosome 1, iyBomAffi1.2, whole genome shotgun sequence genome encodes:
- the LOC126919532 gene encoding dynein axonemal light chain 1-like: MTTVKPTTCKEAIRLWEEENKQEASTAKEVILSFQWPPIEKMDNALSVLINCEKLSLSTNMIEKIAGIGTLKNLRILSLGRNLIKGFAGLEALGDTLEELWISYNLIEKMKGINAMRNLRVVYMSNNLVREWTEFNKLQELTNLQDLVFVGNPLYESLEVENWRLEVARRLPTLEKLDGELIIRAEECANVLQKLDSPLQTQKSVE